From a single Arachis hypogaea cultivar Tifrunner chromosome 3, arahy.Tifrunner.gnm2.J5K5, whole genome shotgun sequence genomic region:
- the LOC140183665 gene encoding uncharacterized protein has translation MTGPVFATLVPTWVQLWGLPEQCKTRNLGSKVGETLGSVLETDLFSIRGKEDRSLKMKVMLDITKPLRRSIKISGNNQKVMEVNLKYERIGNFCYYCGFIGHEVRNCQQNLEDTAVGQSKEEQWGSWLRAEQVGGK, from the coding sequence atgaccggtccggtttttgCAACCTTGGTTCCAACTTGGGTTCAGCTATGGGGATTACCAGAACAATGCAAAACAAGAAACCTGGGCAGCAAAGTAGGAGAAACACTTGGGAGCGTGTTAGAGACAGATCTGTTTTCAATAAGGGGTAAGGAGGACCGATCGCTGAAGATGAAAGTGATGCTGGACATCACAAAACCACTAAGAAGATCCATTAAAATTTCAGGCAATAATCAGAAAGTAATGGAGGTGAACCTGAAATACGAACGTATTGGTAActtttgttattattgtggttTTATTGGTCATGAAGTGAGAAATTGCCAGCAGAATTTGGAGGATACGGCGGTTGGACAGTCAAAAGAGGAACAATGGGGTTCGTGGCTGAGAGCTGAACAAGTGGGAGGAAAATAG
- the LOC112734761 gene encoding 9-cis-epoxycarotenoid dioxygenase NCED2, chloroplastic: MIMAPSSIALNSASSSTWAKKPHQLSRPFSSPTPQSIVELGFPTKSTTINQRKKPIRKANNSVGGVQCAIHSPSVFHFPKQPYTQPLITEDHPPQKPQWNPFQRLAATALDMFEAALLSREQHQPLPKTADPRVQIAGNFAPVPEQPVVHSLPVTGTIPDSVNGVYLRNGANPLFEPTAGHHLFDGDGMIHAVTINGGTASYACRFTETERLVQERKLGRAVFPKAIGELHGHSGIARLLLFYARGLCGILDNRHGSGVANAGLVFFNGRLLAMSEDDLPYEVQITTSGDLKTIGRYSFGNQLNSTMIAHPKVDPVSRELFALSYDVSRPYLKYFRFSPEGEKSPDVEIRLSVPTMTHDFAITENFVVIPDQQVVFKLGEMIKGGSPVMYDGKKKSRFGILPKYASDASSIVWVESADTFCFHLWNAWEEAETEEVVVMGSCMTPPDSIFNESEESLKSVLSEIRLNLKTGESKRRNVVPDEAEQVNLEAGMVNRNRLGRKTRFAYLAVAEPWPKVSGFAKVDLVSGEVKKHCYGERRFGGEPFFLPKENNNNNNNNNNNKSLCDEDEGYIMTFVHDESTWKSELEIVNAKDLKLEATVKLPSRVPYGFHGTFVEAKELAKQALHANGTTVLHHV; the protein is encoded by the coding sequence ATGATCATGGCACCATCTTCAATAGCACTCAACAGTGCTAGTAGTAGTACATGGGCTAAGAAGCCACATCAACTGTCACGCCCTTTCTCTTCTCCCACTCCACAATCGATAGTTGAGTTGGGCTTCCCCACAAAGTCCACCACCATAAACCAGAGGAAGAAGCCCATTAGAAAGGCTAATAATAGTGTAGGAGGAGTTCAGTGCGCAATACACTCCCCCTCCGTGTTTCATTTCCCAAAACAACCCTACACCCAACCATTAATTACCGAAGATCACCCTCCCCAAAAGCCCCAATGGAACCCGTTCCAAAGGCTAGCAGCAACGGCACTCGACATGTTCGAGGCCGCGTTACTCTCACGCGAGCAACACCAACCACTTCCTAAAACAGCCGACCCTCGCGTCCAAATCGCCGGCAATTTCGCTCCAGTACCAGAACAGCCAGTTGTTCACTCCCTTCCCGTAACGGGAACCATACCGGATTCCGTTAACGGCGTCTACCTTCGTAACGGTGCCAATCCTCTGTTCGAGCCTACTGCCGGCCACCACCTATTTGACGGTGACGGCATGATCCACGCCGTCACTATCAATGGTGGCACTGCAAGCTACGCATGCCGCTTCACCGAGACCGAGAGGCTCGTCCAGGAGAGGAAGCTTGGCCGCGCCGTGTTCCCCAAGGCCATCGGCGAGCTTCACGGCCACTCCGGCATCGCCAGGCTCCTCCTCTTCTATGCGCGGGGTTTGTGCGGGATCCTCGACAACCGTCATGGCTCCGGCGTCGCGAACGCAGGCCTCGTCTTCTTCAACGGCAGGCTTCTCGCCATGTCGGAGGACGACCTCCCCTATGAGGTGCAAATCACTACCTCCGGCGACCTGAAAACTATTGGCCGTTACAGCTTCGGGAACCAGCTCAATTCCACCATGATCGCGCACCCGAAGGTCGATCCCGTTTCTCGCGAGCTCTTCGCTCTCAGCTATGATGTGTCCAGGCCGTACCTGAAGTATTTCCGGTTCTCGCCGGAGGGGGAGAAATCGCCGGACGTGGAAATCCGACTCTCTGTTCCGACGATGACGCACGACTTCGCGATCACGGAGAATTTCGTGGTGATCCCTGACCAGCAGGTAGTGTTCAAGCTAGGGGAGATGATCAAGGGAGGGTCGCCGGTGATGTACGACGGCAAAAAGAAATCGAGGTTCGGGATTCTCCCCAAGTACGCGTCGGACGCTTCCAGCATCGTGTGGGTGGAGTCGGCGGACACATTCTGCTTCCACCTGTGGAACGCGTGGGAGGAGGCGGAAACAGAAGAGGTGGTGGTGATGGGGTCGTGCATGACGCCGCCGGACTCGATCTTCAACGAGAGCGAGGAAAGCCTGAAAAGCGTGCTGTCAGAGATAAGGCTGAACCTGAAAACAGGCGAGTCAAAGCGGCGCAACGTTGTCCCTGATGAAGCAGAGCAAGTAAACCTGGAGGCCGGAATGGTGAACCGAAACCGACTGGGGAGAAAAACAAGGTTCGCATACCTAGCGGTGGCGGAACCATGGCCTAAGGTTTCGGGTTTCGCTAAGGTGGACCTTGTGAGCGGGGAAGTGAAGAAACACTGCTATGGGGAGAGAAGGTTCGGCGGGGAACCATTCTTCTTGCCtaaagagaataataataataataataataataataataataagagtttGTGCGACGAAGACGAAGGGTACATTATGACGTTTGTGCATGACGAGAGTACGTGGAAATCAGAGCTTGAGATCGTGAACGCTAAGGATCTGAAGTTGGAAGCGACGGTGAAATTGCCGTCTCGAGTACCTTACGGTTTTCATGGGACTTTTGTGGAAGCTAAGGAATTGGCGAAGCAGGCGCTACATGCCAACGGGACTACTGTACTCCACCACGTCTAA
- the LOC112735649 gene encoding uncharacterized protein, with product MVAHAVDRIHATNATVTDEETVILFNDEDIKNGIKKCSKSLVSRLFSDRKISPETIEAALYAIWSQPIGFKVMDHGRNLFQFFFDNETDLIRIERGAPWLFKDYILNLQRWNEDLEIKDEEFATVPTNVLRTGPDRPV from the coding sequence ATGGTAGCACATGCTGTTGATCGAATTCATGCTACCAATGCTACTGTGACAGATGAAGAAACAGTCATTCTGTTCAATGATGAGGACATAAAGAATGGGATAAAAAAATGCTCGAAGAGTCTTGTAAGCAGGCTATTTTCAGATCGAAAAATTAGTCCAGAAACTATTGAGGCAGCTTTATATGCGATCTGGAGCCAACCGATAGGTTTCAAAGTCATGGATCATGGGAGAAACTTGTTCCAATTCTTCTTCGACAATGAAACGGACTTGATCAGGATTGAAAGAGGTGCACCTTGGCTTTTCAAAGACTACATTTTGAATCTACAAAGGTGGAATGAGGACTTGGAGATTAAAGATGAGGAGTTTGCAACGGTTCCAACCAATGTTCTGAGAACCGGACCAGATCGACCGGTTTAA